In bacterium, a single genomic region encodes these proteins:
- the pssA gene encoding CDP-diacylglycerol--serine O-phosphatidyltransferase yields MKRSPKRHLPSLVTSLNLLAGFLSVIHSIHEDYVMAAWLIVIASVMDVLDGKVARLVKSSSEFGVELDSLADVSSFGFAPAILIYKAYFEPWGAAGILISFLPLVFGGIRLARFNSQLADIHEKDSFFKGLPIPSSAISLAAFVMFEFSLFGGINHKEVLVGITVLVSALMVSKIRYDAMPNFSFRKHQDTIKLLIMIVATPFLILFPAKLIFPAMMVFILTGLLRALIDLFKHHDDGEDITDIPAIE; encoded by the coding sequence TTGAAACGTTCCCCCAAACGGCATTTGCCATCTCTCGTCACTTCTCTCAATTTGCTTGCAGGATTTTTATCGGTTATTCATTCCATTCATGAAGACTACGTAATGGCAGCATGGCTGATTGTTATAGCCTCCGTGATGGATGTTTTGGATGGAAAAGTCGCCCGGTTAGTCAAATCAAGTTCAGAATTCGGAGTCGAACTCGATTCGCTGGCAGATGTTTCGTCGTTTGGTTTTGCACCGGCTATTTTGATTTACAAAGCGTATTTTGAGCCTTGGGGCGCTGCAGGTATTCTCATTAGCTTTCTCCCGCTTGTATTTGGCGGAATTCGATTGGCGCGCTTCAACTCACAGCTGGCCGATATTCATGAAAAAGACAGTTTTTTTAAAGGGCTCCCGATTCCATCGTCAGCCATATCCTTGGCCGCTTTTGTCATGTTTGAATTTTCATTGTTTGGAGGAATTAATCACAAAGAAGTGCTGGTGGGGATTACCGTATTAGTTTCTGCGCTGATGGTCAGTAAAATTCGCTATGATGCAATGCCTAATTTTTCATTCAGAAAACATCAAGATACCATTAAACTTTTGATCATGATCGTAGCAACGCCATTTTTGATTCTTTTTCCTGCTAAATTAATTTTTCCCGCAATGATGGTATTTATATTGACCGGATTGTTGAGGGCTTTGATCGATTTGTTTAAACACCACGACGACGGCGAAGATATCACTGATATTCCGGCTATCGAGTGA
- a CDS encoding phosphatidylserine decarboxylase family protein: MRVSKEGYATIAIVSSVVIVTFILLFFLQKPTLTYSVMIPLLAIEALIIYFFRDPDRTIPEDENVIVSPADGRVVLIQPVRENKFLKDEAIQISIFLSVFNVHVNRIPVSGTVKYFEYMKGQFLAAFKETASRLNEQTIIGIQSPQCKILFKQIAGLLARRIVCIPRENERVVKGDRFGIIKFGSRVDVIVPKNVEIKLKVGDRVIGGTSVIGIIHTNASNGDGGFNTNSLAKSVKEKAEV; the protein is encoded by the coding sequence TTGAGAGTTTCTAAAGAAGGGTATGCGACCATTGCCATCGTAAGTTCAGTTGTGATAGTAACTTTTATTTTACTATTCTTCCTTCAAAAACCTACACTGACTTACAGTGTGATGATACCTCTTTTGGCCATTGAAGCATTGATAATATATTTTTTCAGAGATCCGGATAGAACAATTCCTGAAGACGAAAACGTAATTGTTTCCCCTGCTGACGGCCGTGTCGTATTGATTCAACCCGTTCGGGAAAATAAGTTTTTAAAAGATGAAGCCATCCAAATCAGTATTTTTTTATCGGTTTTTAACGTACATGTCAATCGAATTCCAGTCTCCGGTACCGTAAAATATTTTGAATACATGAAGGGCCAATTTCTGGCAGCTTTTAAGGAAACCGCGTCTCGTCTTAATGAACAAACGATCATTGGAATACAATCCCCACAGTGTAAAATCCTATTCAAACAAATTGCGGGCTTGCTGGCACGACGTATCGTATGTATTCCACGTGAAAATGAACGCGTCGTTAAAGGAGACCGTTTTGGAATTATCAAATTTGGATCACGTGTCGACGTTATAGTGCCGAAAAATGTTGAAATAAAGTTAAAAGTTGGCGATCGGGTTATCGGTGGTACATCGGTTATTGGAATTATCCATACCAACGCATCCAACGGCGATGGCGGTTTTAATACAAATTCTCTTGCGAAATCTGTCAAAGAAAAAGCCGAGGTTTGA
- a CDS encoding phosphoribosylaminoimidazolesuccinocarboxamide synthase, translating to MEVNIKKLEKESLFLDGKTKKLYQTNNPDYLFMEYKNDLVVPDGKKIIKVRGKSQINNEVSSHVFQFLDSYHIPNHYVGRLDEKSCVVKRVDIIPINVVIRNIAAGSFAKNYKLDEGQVLPAPVIEFYFKNDKLGNPMINEYHLYAFGYSNQDEVRTIQRLAAKVNAVLRNFFERRNFKLVDFKLEFGRSRNNIYLADEISLDTVRLWEVTSDRKIEKEIAHGKETEVGKLYAEIKQKLIHPKNKEEKNRT from the coding sequence TTGGAAGTCAATATTAAAAAACTCGAAAAAGAGTCATTATTCCTTGATGGTAAAACTAAAAAGCTTTACCAAACGAATAATCCAGATTATCTGTTCATGGAATATAAGAATGACTTGGTTGTACCGGATGGAAAAAAAATCATTAAAGTGCGCGGAAAATCGCAAATCAATAATGAAGTATCCTCGCATGTTTTTCAGTTTTTGGACAGCTATCATATTCCTAATCACTACGTAGGCCGACTTGATGAAAAAAGCTGCGTGGTAAAAAGAGTCGATATCATTCCTATCAACGTGGTTATCCGCAATATTGCAGCCGGAAGTTTTGCGAAAAATTATAAACTCGATGAAGGCCAGGTCTTACCCGCACCTGTCATAGAATTTTATTTTAAGAATGACAAACTTGGCAACCCGATGATCAATGAATATCACTTGTACGCCTTTGGCTATTCCAATCAAGATGAAGTCCGGACAATTCAGCGGCTTGCAGCCAAAGTCAATGCCGTTTTGAGAAACTTCTTTGAAAGAAGGAATTTTAAACTAGTTGATTTCAAATTAGAATTTGGACGTTCACGAAATAATATTTATCTTGCGGATGAGATCAGTCTGGACACCGTTCGTTTATGGGAAGTCACTTCTGATAGAAAAATTGAAAAAGAAATCGCACATGGTAAAGAAACTGAAGTTGGTAAGCTCTATGCGGAAATTAAACAAAAATTAATACATCCAAAGAATAAAGAAGAAAAAAATCGCACTTAA
- the purB gene encoding adenylosuccinate lyase yields MIDRYTRPIFKKIWSDENKFQKWLEVELAVCEAQTELGAIPQKALQTIKSNAAFDVDRVLQIEGEVKHDVIAFLTNVAEHVGDDSRYIHLGMTSNDVLDTSLSLLMREAGQQLIDSFEKLRNVIARRAQEFKLTPCIGRTHGVHAEPVTFGLKLALWYDEINRNLDRLQRSVANISVAKISGAVGTFEHLDPKVEEITARILKLRPINSTQVVPRDLHAEFMMTLALLAASLEKFATEIRNLQRTEILEAEEYFSKGQKGSSAMPHKRNPIRSERVAGLARIIRANALAAIENVALWHERDITHSSVERVIIADSTTLLDYMLGQFIDIMDSLIVYPENMLKNIHRTRGLIFSQPVLLALTRKGMLREDAYKTVQSCAMRVWENENDDFRTLIVNHEKVKNVLSLAEIDRCFDLQQSIVHVDYLFKRVGLN; encoded by the coding sequence ATGATTGACCGTTATACACGACCGATTTTTAAGAAGATATGGTCTGACGAAAATAAATTTCAGAAATGGTTGGAAGTTGAATTGGCTGTGTGCGAGGCTCAGACGGAATTAGGTGCAATACCACAAAAAGCTCTGCAAACGATCAAAAGTAATGCCGCTTTTGATGTGGACCGTGTTCTGCAAATCGAAGGCGAAGTCAAGCACGATGTAATCGCTTTTTTGACGAATGTGGCCGAACACGTCGGTGACGACTCACGGTACATTCATTTAGGCATGACTTCCAATGATGTGCTGGATACTTCCCTTTCGTTATTAATGCGTGAAGCCGGACAACAGTTAATAGATAGCTTTGAAAAACTGCGCAATGTAATTGCCCGACGCGCTCAAGAATTTAAGTTAACGCCCTGCATCGGACGTACACACGGCGTTCACGCCGAACCGGTTACATTTGGTTTGAAACTGGCATTATGGTACGATGAAATCAATCGAAACCTCGATCGCCTTCAGAGATCTGTAGCCAATATATCCGTAGCAAAAATATCCGGTGCTGTTGGTACATTTGAACATTTAGATCCTAAAGTCGAAGAAATTACAGCACGTATTTTAAAATTACGCCCTATTAATTCCACACAAGTTGTGCCCAGAGATCTACATGCGGAATTTATGATGACCCTGGCATTATTAGCGGCGTCGCTTGAAAAATTTGCCACGGAAATCCGGAATTTACAACGAACGGAAATTCTGGAAGCTGAAGAATATTTTTCAAAAGGGCAAAAGGGCTCGTCGGCAATGCCGCATAAGAGGAATCCAATTCGCAGTGAACGCGTCGCCGGGCTTGCCAGAATTATTCGAGCGAACGCTTTGGCCGCTATTGAGAATGTAGCATTATGGCACGAACGAGATATTACGCATTCTTCCGTTGAACGGGTAATCATTGCCGACAGTACTACTCTACTCGATTATATGCTGGGTCAATTTATTGATATTATGGATTCACTGATCGTTTATCCTGAAAATATGTTGAAGAACATCCATCGAACCCGAGGACTTATCTTTAGTCAACCGGTACTCCTTGCACTGACCCGTAAAGGTATGCTCCGTGAAGATGCCTACAAGACCGTTCAATCCTGTGCCATGCGTGTATGGGAGAATGAAAACGATGACTTCAGAACATTGATCGTCAATCATGAAAAAGTTAAAAACGTTTTATCCCTCGCAGAAATCGATCGCTGTTTTGATCTTCAGCAGAGTATAGTTCACGTTGATTATTTATTTAAACGCGTAGGTCTTAACTAA
- a CDS encoding tetratricopeptide repeat protein → MRLFPAKIGWLIILLMIGFQVSYAQKLTHSAVINGVKQRLINSEAKPSEKDAQLQQAIDLLLNNNVIRDTKEKDKEETYFYLGNVYYRQNEFSKAFEAFQNALSFGKKYWDKEEKLSGGTPLFSIKAALNDMKLKTFNKANRAFNEAQKMAAVNPDSMKLLINDAISKFETILSWDPKVFINEQSYAAGVYGTIVNCYFQLLNNEKDEAQKDELRNKALANLEKLTEIDKNNLSIYYNIYMLYDQAKNQEKSLEWIDKALQVQVTDSASIVLKTQLIAQKAFILDVMNKPDEALKVYQEAIKSDPNNADLHFNLARLYILRKEMDKALDEFKTIKRLKPDDVESNYQVADETYTVYSRERSSTIEKMGGDKADMKKVTDALKPQIENVIKNLEEALRVLELNLPTAVDQLEYNYRIGKCYTYIAQLQGDLGYNLENKEKVKLQKPFFEKSLPFLKKTVELKNDHKNAWNLLLVAYTNLQMKAEAQKAMENFSKLK, encoded by the coding sequence ATGCGTTTATTTCCTGCGAAAATAGGATGGTTGATCATATTATTGATGATAGGATTTCAAGTTTCTTATGCTCAAAAACTCACCCATTCCGCTGTGATCAATGGCGTAAAACAAAGACTTATTAACTCGGAAGCTAAACCATCCGAAAAAGACGCCCAACTTCAACAAGCAATTGATCTTTTACTCAATAACAATGTTATTCGTGATACAAAAGAAAAAGATAAAGAGGAAACGTATTTCTATTTAGGCAATGTATATTATCGCCAAAACGAATTTTCTAAAGCATTTGAAGCATTTCAAAACGCTTTAAGTTTTGGCAAGAAATATTGGGATAAAGAAGAAAAATTATCCGGTGGAACGCCTCTTTTTTCCATTAAAGCTGCCCTTAATGACATGAAACTGAAAACTTTTAATAAAGCCAATCGTGCGTTCAATGAAGCTCAAAAGATGGCTGCGGTGAATCCGGACAGCATGAAATTATTGATCAACGATGCCATTTCAAAATTTGAAACTATTTTGTCATGGGATCCGAAAGTTTTCATTAATGAACAAAGCTATGCGGCCGGTGTCTACGGAACGATTGTCAATTGTTATTTTCAATTGCTGAACAATGAAAAAGACGAAGCACAAAAAGACGAATTGCGCAATAAAGCGTTAGCCAATCTGGAAAAGCTAACTGAGATTGATAAAAATAATCTGTCGATTTATTACAATATCTATATGTTATACGATCAGGCAAAAAATCAGGAAAAATCATTAGAGTGGATTGACAAAGCTTTGCAGGTTCAAGTAACTGACAGTGCCTCTATTGTGCTTAAAACACAACTAATTGCCCAAAAGGCATTTATTCTTGACGTTATGAATAAGCCCGATGAAGCTTTGAAAGTTTATCAGGAAGCCATTAAATCCGATCCAAATAATGCCGATCTCCATTTTAACTTGGCCCGTTTATACATTCTCAGAAAAGAAATGGATAAAGCCCTGGATGAGTTTAAGACCATCAAACGACTGAAACCGGATGATGTTGAATCAAATTACCAGGTTGCGGATGAAACCTACACTGTATACTCGCGTGAGCGCAGTTCTACTATTGAGAAAATGGGTGGTGATAAAGCCGATATGAAAAAAGTGACTGACGCACTCAAACCACAAATCGAAAATGTAATTAAAAATTTAGAAGAAGCTCTCCGTGTTCTTGAACTAAACTTACCTACTGCAGTTGACCAATTGGAATATAATTACCGAATTGGAAAATGCTATACCTATATTGCACAGCTTCAGGGTGATTTAGGATATAATTTGGAAAACAAAGAAAAGGTCAAGTTGCAAAAGCCTTTCTTTGAAAAATCGTTGCCGTTTTTGAAAAAAACTGTTGAGTTGAAAAATGATCATAAAAATGCATGGAATTTATTGTTAGTCGCTTATACCAATTTGCAAATGAAGGCGGAAGCGCAAAAAGCGATGGAGAATTTCAGCAAACTGAAATAA
- the mtnA gene encoding S-methyl-5-thioribose-1-phosphate isomerase, protein MVETIRWIDNCIRILDQSSLPIEEKYIDLTTIDQLIEAIQKLRVRGAPALGIAGAFGLYLVSNSLKNASYPHFKSQLIYTSKRLIDSRPTAVNLKWGVERIMNIVKDSSESVTKCIELISSEAMNILENDISMCIAVGNHGEQLIRDSASVLTHCNTGGLATGGFGTALGVLVTAHNKGKNIHVYVDETRPLLQGARLTAWELKKEGIPHTLVCDNMAGYLMQQKKVDCVIVGADRIAMNGDTANKIGTYTLAVLCEKHKIPFYIAAPSSTIDTKITSGKTIVIEERPAEEITNGFGRSVAPLETTVYNPAFDVTPAELISAIITEKQIYKGPRYNFSDVRNN, encoded by the coding sequence ATGGTCGAAACTATTCGTTGGATTGACAATTGCATTCGTATTTTAGATCAATCTTCTTTACCGATTGAAGAAAAATATATTGACTTAACAACAATTGATCAGCTAATTGAAGCTATTCAGAAACTTCGTGTGCGCGGTGCTCCGGCGCTTGGGATTGCGGGTGCCTTTGGACTATATCTCGTCTCCAATAGTTTAAAAAATGCAAGTTATCCACATTTTAAATCTCAATTGATATACACTTCTAAACGTCTCATTGACTCTAGGCCAACTGCCGTTAACTTGAAGTGGGGCGTGGAACGGATAATGAATATTGTAAAGGATTCATCAGAATCTGTAACCAAATGCATTGAATTGATATCGAGTGAAGCTATGAATATTTTAGAAAATGATATATCCATGTGTATAGCTGTAGGAAACCATGGCGAACAGCTTATCCGTGATTCAGCTTCCGTTCTCACGCATTGTAATACTGGCGGTTTGGCAACAGGTGGATTTGGCACCGCACTAGGTGTTTTGGTTACGGCTCATAACAAAGGCAAAAATATTCATGTTTATGTTGATGAGACTAGACCGCTTTTGCAAGGTGCGCGTCTAACAGCGTGGGAGTTAAAAAAAGAGGGCATCCCTCATACGTTAGTCTGTGACAACATGGCTGGTTATCTAATGCAGCAAAAAAAAGTTGATTGTGTCATTGTTGGAGCAGATCGTATCGCGATGAATGGCGATACGGCCAATAAAATCGGTACTTATACATTGGCTGTTTTATGTGAAAAACATAAAATTCCTTTTTATATTGCAGCTCCATCATCGACCATTGACACAAAAATAACAAGCGGAAAGACAATCGTAATCGAAGAAAGACCTGCGGAAGAAATTACGAATGGCTTTGGACGGAGCGTTGCTCCATTGGAAACTACGGTTTACAATCCAGCTTTTGATGTGACTCCCGCAGAGCTTATTTCTGCGATTATTACTGAAAAACAAATTTATAAAGGCCCTCGTTACAATTTCTCAGACGTTCGCAATAACTAA
- a CDS encoding GWxTD domain-containing protein, which yields MNTQVKGGVVCFFIMVLIVTNSHSLMSQKQLDTQDSSLISLKNAAVLELKSYEELTGALKFLAKLFGDKLKNADKNLKIVLEKNSEDIEGLFLKGILLRFKGDLDESENLFKRVISKDDRYVAFDFPNVWLQLGYLYKEEKKYELAVDAFKQGAIINLQDTWPLIELSLVFIEMNRPEEASEAFNAGLNEIKNIKLINKLFIDVQDIATKFELAQWDSLNSDNEKLQFLKTFWKKRDPNPIDPVNQRLIEHYKRLTYARQSYGRPLKPWYDDRGLVYVRLGKPDRVYFGKPKQDVRENESWLYDNIKAGLHFDFVEFNGNYELRSLLDAAEKSASMEEIISIFEERSMLHSYYQEMYQKIRTQADVQRGRAEEQLNNFSYGGGGNLNSAFERLEQSQMGVQFLGNNTYQQDYIGNQVFAQQNQHFVFDFGAPHLPMNVNFASFKGSTKNSRLEFYFIVPFEKLSFIPDKNQFEKYSSNLKLNLKIYDTKYNEITSTEREVTVNSNATELKTHFYLDQIEHELSPGKYVMAVEVRNNEKDRVGIYQFVVSVRDYSADTLTVSDIELAQYVDNTLVKDKFVKPQSTLKVVPNPAAGILKNKPLTVYYEVYNLTVNNEGKSSYQVSYSIKMLDTDQSFLSSIAGIFSSSKDASTTSVTVKEGKSTSEKEYIGFDISELPKGVARLEIKVKDLLSNKETVSGINLTIVEDEKATSISKSNEENQN from the coding sequence ATGAACACGCAAGTAAAGGGGGGAGTGGTTTGTTTTTTCATAATGGTGCTCATTGTCACTAATAGCCATTCATTAATGAGCCAAAAGCAGCTTGATACTCAAGATTCATCATTGATTTCATTGAAAAACGCTGCAGTTTTAGAATTAAAAAGTTATGAAGAACTTACTGGTGCTTTAAAATTTCTTGCAAAGTTGTTTGGAGATAAGTTAAAAAATGCAGATAAAAACCTTAAAATTGTTTTAGAAAAGAACTCTGAAGATATTGAAGGCTTGTTTTTAAAAGGTATTCTTCTGCGATTTAAAGGTGATTTAGATGAATCTGAAAATTTATTTAAACGAGTGATTTCCAAGGATGATCGTTATGTGGCTTTTGATTTTCCCAATGTCTGGCTTCAATTAGGGTATCTTTATAAAGAGGAAAAAAAATATGAATTGGCTGTGGATGCCTTTAAGCAGGGCGCAATCATTAATCTACAAGATACATGGCCTCTGATTGAATTATCGTTAGTTTTTATTGAAATGAATCGTCCAGAAGAAGCCAGTGAGGCTTTCAATGCAGGGCTGAATGAGATTAAAAATATTAAATTAATTAATAAATTATTCATTGATGTGCAAGATATAGCAACGAAATTTGAGTTGGCTCAATGGGATAGTTTAAATTCAGACAATGAGAAACTCCAATTTCTAAAAACCTTTTGGAAGAAGAGGGACCCCAATCCAATCGATCCCGTCAATCAGAGATTGATCGAGCATTATAAACGCTTGACTTATGCCCGTCAAAGTTATGGACGTCCTTTGAAACCATGGTATGATGATCGAGGATTGGTTTATGTAAGATTAGGTAAACCAGATCGTGTTTATTTTGGTAAACCAAAACAAGATGTTAGAGAGAATGAGTCTTGGTTGTACGATAATATCAAGGCTGGATTGCACTTTGATTTCGTTGAGTTTAACGGTAATTATGAGTTAAGATCTTTATTGGACGCAGCTGAAAAATCGGCTAGTATGGAAGAAATCATCAGTATCTTTGAAGAACGTTCAATGTTGCATTCCTATTATCAGGAAATGTACCAAAAAATAAGGACACAGGCCGATGTACAAAGAGGACGAGCTGAGGAACAACTAAATAACTTTTCTTATGGTGGTGGCGGGAATTTAAACTCAGCTTTTGAAAGGCTTGAACAATCGCAAATGGGGGTTCAATTTCTTGGAAATAATACTTATCAACAGGATTATATCGGTAATCAGGTATTTGCTCAGCAGAATCAACATTTTGTTTTTGATTTTGGCGCGCCACATTTGCCGATGAATGTCAATTTTGCATCCTTTAAAGGATCAACAAAGAACTCACGTCTCGAATTTTATTTTATCGTTCCTTTCGAAAAACTCAGTTTTATACCCGATAAAAATCAGTTCGAAAAATACTCATCAAATTTAAAACTAAACCTCAAGATATATGACACTAAATACAATGAGATTACATCGACCGAACGCGAAGTGACCGTTAATTCAAATGCAACGGAATTAAAAACTCATTTTTATTTAGATCAGATCGAACATGAACTCTCGCCTGGCAAATATGTCATGGCCGTTGAGGTACGGAATAATGAAAAAGATCGTGTTGGGATTTATCAGTTCGTAGTGTCAGTTCGAGATTATAGCGCCGATACTCTGACGGTAAGCGATATTGAGTTAGCCCAGTATGTTGACAATACTCTGGTAAAAGATAAATTTGTAAAACCACAAAGTACCTTAAAAGTAGTTCCTAATCCTGCCGCAGGAATCCTAAAAAATAAACCTCTAACCGTTTATTATGAGGTTTACAATCTCACGGTGAACAACGAAGGCAAAAGTTCATACCAGGTTTCTTATTCAATCAAAATGCTCGATACCGATCAAAGCTTTTTAAGTTCAATCGCTGGTATTTTTTCTTCAAGCAAAGATGCTTCCACAACGTCCGTTACAGTGAAAGAAGGTAAATCGACTTCCGAAAAAGAATATATTGGATTTGACATCAGTGAATTGCCTAAAGGTGTCGCTAGACTAGAAATTAAAGTAAAAGATTTATTATCCAATAAAGAAACGGTCAGTGGCATCAACTTGACAATTGTTGAAGACGAAAAAGCCACTTCTATTTCCAAATCGAATGAAGAAAATCAAAATTAA
- the ribE gene encoding 6,7-dimethyl-8-ribityllumazine synthase has protein sequence MTIEGNYSAANHKFAIIVSRFNNFITDKLLEGAIDCITRHDGTADKIDIIKVPGSFEIPVTAHKIALSKKYDAIICLGAVIRGQTSHFDYVAGEAAKGVGQVGLLTGIPTIFGILTTDSIEEAIERAGTKSGNKGWDAALSAIEMANLFKKLS, from the coding sequence ATGACGATCGAAGGAAATTACTCAGCCGCGAATCATAAATTTGCAATTATAGTAAGCCGATTCAATAATTTCATCACTGATAAGCTCTTAGAAGGCGCTATCGATTGTATTACACGTCATGATGGCACGGCCGATAAAATTGATATCATCAAAGTACCCGGTTCATTTGAAATTCCAGTAACAGCGCATAAGATCGCTCTCTCAAAAAAATACGATGCCATCATATGTCTGGGAGCCGTTATTCGTGGACAGACATCGCATTTTGATTATGTTGCAGGCGAGGCGGCGAAAGGCGTGGGTCAAGTGGGTTTGTTGACAGGAATCCCGACAATTTTTGGAATTCTTACGACGGATTCCATCGAAGAAGCAATCGAAAGGGCAGGCACTAAGAGCGGTAACAAAGGCTGGGATGCAGCTTTGTCGGCGATAGAAATGGCCAACCTTTTCAAAAAATTGTCATAG
- the recN gene encoding DNA repair protein RecN has product MLTLLYIKNFALIEEAEITFENGLNIITGETGAGKSILIGALSLILGERASTDSIRTGSERAIIEGHFQITKNAKLKKFIREQDIEISDDSIVLRREISAKGQSRCFVNDNLITNSVLNSIGDLLVDLHGQHEHQYLLRQEVHIDILDEFARLEVSANEVADQYKKISDLNKKIQEISSQKESYKEKHEIYSHQLKEITDVAPEPNEDEQLLQEEKISGNSERLFELTKKIFDILYEAENAMIGNLASIENDFNELKSIDSKFSDVAEQFQTAKITIEETARWIGDYNHHISFDPERLEAIRERLSKIQRLKKKYGSIEDVLLKKTELEEQINLSENFDAELQKLMQQLQKDVQLYIEKALDISQARKKAANKLEKLVVDEMKKLGMENAVFNVHIDTITDSQSIVKIKGEPIKATSKGIDHVEFFLSTNLGENPKPLIKVASGGEISRIMLSLKTALAESDQIPTLIFDEIDVGISGRVAQSVGKALYALAQSHQTICITHLPQIASMSQCHFSVHKSTHGNKTQTRITKLNAEQKIHEVAKLLGGETVTEATLENARELVDAVK; this is encoded by the coding sequence ATGCTAACATTGTTGTACATAAAAAATTTTGCGCTTATTGAAGAAGCGGAAATAACTTTTGAAAACGGATTAAACATCATTACCGGCGAGACAGGTGCCGGAAAATCGATTTTAATCGGCGCTTTATCGTTGATTTTAGGCGAACGGGCGAGTACAGACTCTATTCGAACCGGTTCAGAGCGTGCAATCATTGAAGGTCATTTTCAAATTACAAAAAATGCCAAGCTAAAAAAATTCATACGCGAACAGGATATTGAGATTTCAGATGACTCCATCGTGCTTCGGAGGGAAATTTCGGCTAAAGGACAAAGCCGTTGTTTTGTCAATGATAATTTGATCACCAATAGCGTTTTAAATTCAATCGGAGACCTTTTGGTTGATCTCCACGGCCAACATGAGCATCAATACTTACTTCGCCAGGAAGTACATATTGACATTCTGGATGAATTTGCCCGCCTGGAAGTTTCAGCGAATGAAGTTGCGGATCAGTACAAGAAAATCTCAGACCTCAATAAGAAAATTCAGGAAATCAGCTCTCAAAAAGAATCCTATAAAGAAAAGCATGAGATTTATTCTCATCAGTTAAAAGAAATTACAGATGTAGCGCCTGAACCAAACGAGGATGAACAATTGCTGCAGGAAGAAAAGATATCAGGTAATTCTGAAAGACTATTTGAACTGACGAAAAAAATTTTTGATATCTTATATGAAGCCGAAAATGCAATGATTGGTAATCTGGCAAGTATCGAAAATGATTTTAACGAACTCAAATCCATTGACAGCAAATTTTCAGACGTTGCAGAACAATTTCAAACAGCCAAAATTACTATTGAAGAAACTGCCCGTTGGATAGGTGATTACAATCATCATATAAGCTTTGATCCGGAAAGATTGGAAGCTATTCGTGAACGATTATCTAAAATTCAAAGATTAAAGAAGAAATACGGATCAATTGAAGATGTTCTTTTGAAAAAAACGGAATTGGAAGAACAGATCAACCTATCGGAAAATTTTGACGCCGAATTACAGAAACTAATGCAACAACTCCAAAAAGACGTTCAACTTTATATCGAAAAAGCTTTAGACATTTCCCAAGCACGCAAAAAAGCCGCAAATAAATTAGAAAAGCTTGTGGTTGATGAAATGAAAAAGCTTGGAATGGAAAACGCTGTATTTAATGTTCACATTGATACAATTACCGATTCTCAAAGTATTGTAAAGATAAAAGGGGAACCCATCAAAGCAACTTCTAAAGGGATCGATCATGTTGAATTTTTCTTGAGCACCAATTTAGGAGAAAATCCTAAACCTTTAATAAAAGTTGCATCCGGCGGGGAAATTTCGAGAATTATGTTAAGTTTGAAAACGGCATTGGCAGAATCGGATCAAATTCCTACCCTCATATTCGATGAAATCGATGTCGGAATATCGGGAAGAGTTGCCCAATCGGTCGGTAAAGCTTTATATGCGCTGGCTCAATCCCACCAGACCATTTGTATAACGCATCTGCCACAAATCGCCAGTATGTCTCAATGTCATTTCTCAGTTCATAAATCCACTCATGGTAACAAAACGCAGACCCGTATCACTAAATTGAACGCTGAACAGAAAATTCATGAAGTAGCTAAGCTTCTAGGCGGGGAAACAGTAACTGAAGCAACTTTGGAAAATGCCAGAGAGTTGGTTGATGCTGTAAAGTAA